The Coffea arabica cultivar ET-39 chromosome 1e, Coffea Arabica ET-39 HiFi, whole genome shotgun sequence genome has a window encoding:
- the LOC140016842 gene encoding uncharacterized protein, with translation MSEFYRKMLCVRAKLRTWNKEVFGHIGNKVAELEQAGDANTTFFHAVVWQRRAFNFISRIRSSMGQWLTTVEDIKYSAAAFFETLFSSDRGINRRSVLPFTLPQLSLVDNERLMSMPTTDEVREVVFSISPDSAPGPDGFGFGFYQACWDIIKEDLVVVVQDYFKGGWLPKGVTSTLIMLGPKIEGASHWQDFRAISLCNVSSKIISKLVTNRLNKLLPQLVSPWQSGFVPGRQIIDNILLAHEHAQELDRRLEAPKLMLKLDMEKAYDRVEWSFLIFMLRAFGFQQNAVDLIFHLVANNWFSVLVNGEPVGFFKSTPGGRHRFFQAGGGRVPYLAFADDVIIFTRLSRETLEAVGGFFRQYQQYSGQRINAAKSCFVCPSGATEVQVKLVSSILGFQRQFFPLIYLDVPILRGRCSSIAFDGIIAKGQGTGFPLEYDAAVHGGKLIHLKHVLNSMPLYLLQVLKPPKALWTLKEFIGRLGRSCVSLQRWGDWEFTRWMTWSKPSHAVVARPKGTWKRLLGILELAESQITWSLGPGMVDFWLDTWCELGSLGTLVPPDMDRPHFLVAELFGREGWNGHRLKQWLPCHLVDLILETPFDLDGQDQIIWAGSATKCFSLSSAWELCRQSRGGFPMHGLVWNRGVPLKISIFAWRLLNNFVPLDSMLRRRGLPLVSRCSCCFAEEESVLHLFVRGQVAREVWGHFATMFGMLHLPFDDLQLLWRKWATSLPRIPAHHIRCVLPLLVAWFIWQGRNKARFEGQVFSTWRVTREVIAFLYDVGRANKLEKAQFYGDLDCEWARLTSGVARNRRVIVVTWTKPPALHYKLNTDASVANGRASGGGVLRDSNGRLVFAFYKEFGEK, from the exons ATGTCGGAGTTCTATCGAAAAATGTTATGCGTGCGAGCCAAGCTGAGAACATGGAACAAGGAAGTGTTTGGGCATATTGGCAACAAGGTGGCAGAACTTGAGCAG GCGGGGGATGCGAACACTACTTTTTTCCATGCTGTGGTTTGGCAACGGAGGGCCTTTAATTTTATATCTAGGATACGCAGCTCGATGGGGCAGTGGCTGACAACGGTTGAGGACATTAAGTACTCAGCCGCAGCGTTCTTTGAGACACTGTTCAGTTCGGATAGGGGTATCAATCGGCGTTCAGTGCTACCTTTCACTCTTCCACAACTGTCTCTAGTGGATAATGAGAGGTTGATGTCCATGCCTACAACGGATGAGGTTCGCGAGGTCGTTTTCTCAATCAGTCCAGATAGTGCCCCTGGCCCGGATGGATTTGGGTTTGGTTTCTACCAGGCGTGTTGGGACATTATCAAGGAGGATTTGGTGGTAGTGGTCCAAGACTATTTTAAGGGAGGGTGGTTGCCAAAAGGGGTCACCAGCACCCTAATTATGTTAGGGCCCAAAATAGAAGGGGCATCTCATTGGCAGGACTTCCGGGCAATTAGTCTGTGTAACGTTAGCTCCAAGATTATATCAAAACTTGTGACCAATAGGTTGAACAAGCTTCTACCCCAGCTGGTTTCACCTTGGCAGTCTGGCTTTGTCCCAGGACGAcaaataattgataatatcctACTGGCGCATGAGCATGCACAGGAACTCGACCGTCGCTTGGAGGCTCCAAAACTCATGTTGAAACTGGATATGGAAAAGGCGTATGATAGAGTGGAGTGGTCGTTTCTTATTTTCATGCTTCGTGCTTTTGGTTTCCAACAAAATGCAGTCGATTTGATCTTCCACCTGGTTGCAAATAATTGGTTTTCGGTGCTAGTAAATGGGGAGCCGGTGGGGTTTTTCAAGTCGACGCCAGGA GGCAGACATAGGTTTTTCCAAGCTGGAGGAGGCAGAGTTCCATATTTGGCATTCGCCGATGATGTCATTATTTTCACGAGACTATCTCGGGAGACCTTAGAAGCAGTGGGAGGCTTTTTTAGGCAATATCAGCAGTATTCAGGACAGAGGATAAATGCAGCAAAAAGCTGCTTTGTGTGCCCATCTGGGGCGACTGAGGTGCAGGTGAAACTTGTATCTTCCATTCTAGGGTTTCAACGGCAGTTTTTTCCCCTGATCTATCTTGATGTTCCCATTTTGCGAGGTCGGTGCTCGTCAATTGCCTTTGATGGGATTATTGCGAAAGGTCAGGGCACGGGTTTTCCACTGGAGTACGATGCTGCTGTCCATGGGGGTAAATTAATTCACTTAAAGCACGTTTTGAACTCGATGCCGCTGTATCTTTTGCAGGTTCTTAAACCCCCTAAAGCG CTCTGGACACTAAAAGAATTCATTGGGCGTCTTGGGAGAAGCTGTGTTTCCCTGCAAAGGTGGGGGGATTGGGAGTTCACTCGTTGGATGACATGGTCAAAGCCTTCTCAT GCGGTGGTAGCAAGACCGAAGGGCACATGGAAGCGACTCCTTGGTATACTGGAGTTGGCTGAATCACAGATTACATGGAGCCTGGGACCGGGCATGGTGGATTTCTGGCTTGACACTTGGTGTGAGCTTGGTTCCTTAGGCACTTTGGTTCCACCGGATATGGACAGACCTCATTTTTTGGTGGCGGAACTCTTTGGTCGAGAAGGGTGGAATGGGCACAGACTAAAGCAGTGGCTTCCTTGCCATCTGGTGGATTTGATCTTGGAGACTCCTTTCGACCTTGATGGGCAGGATCAGATCATATGGGCGGGGTCGGCGACGAAATGCTTTTCATTGAGTTCGGCATGGGAGCTGTGTCGACAAAGTAGAGGTGGCTTCCCGATGCATGGTCTGGTTTGGAATAGGGGTGTTCCGCTGAAAATATCTATCTTTGCTTGGAGACTGCTGAACAACTTTGTGCCCTTGGATTCGATGCTGCGTCGAAGAGGTCTGCCCTTGGTATCCAGATGCTCCTGCTGTTTCGCGGAGGAGGAATCGGTGCTTCACCTTTTTGTCCGTGGACAGGTGGCGAGGGAGGTCTGGGGGCATTTTGCTACTATGTTTGGAATGCTTCACCTGCCGTTTGATGATCTTCAGCTGTTATGGAGGAAGTGGGCCACATCGCTGCCTCGCATCCCTGCACATCATATAAGATGTGTCCTCCCGCTATTGGTGGCATGGTTCATCTGGCAGGGACGAAATAAGGCAAGATTTGAAGGTCAGGTTTTTTCTACTTGGAGGGTCACACGTGAGGTCATTGCTTTCTTATATGACGTGGGAAGAGCAAACAAACTTGAAAAGGCTCAGTTTTATGGGGATCTGGATTGTGAATGGGCAAGACTAACATCTGGGGTGGCCCGTAACCGACGGGTAATAGTGGTTACATGGACAAAACCTCCAGCCTTGCATTACAAACTAAACACGGATGCTAGTGTGGCCAATGGGAGAGCTAGTGGGGGAGGGGTGCTGCGCGATTCCAATGGTAGACTTGTGTTTGCTTTCTACAAAGAGTTTGGGGAGAAGTAG